One window from the genome of Anolis sagrei isolate rAnoSag1 chromosome 4, rAnoSag1.mat, whole genome shotgun sequence encodes:
- the HEY1 gene encoding hairy/enhancer-of-split related with YRPW motif protein 1 has product MAMRSPPWTGAPGAPLRPLLLRVRSDGEWAPEARGKRKSRGLGTHPLPTRVPATPSGFPVLLRIVAPRPVSMKRTHPDYSSSDSEELDEPIEVEKESADENGNLSSAPGSMSPTTTSQILARKRRRGIIEKRRRDRINNSLSELRRLVPSAFEKQGSAKLEKAEILQMTVDHLKMLHTAGGKGYFDAHALAMDYRSLGFRECLAEVARYLSIIEGLDTADPLRVRLVSHLNNYASQREAASNTHPALGQIPWGSAFGHHPHISHSLLLPQNGHTATNGSASSPEGHHPTRSSAPHAESPSLRAPPNGSIGPVLPMVTSATKLSPPLLSSMASLSAFPFSFSSFHLLSPNALSPSTSVQPASLGKPYRPWGTEIGAF; this is encoded by the exons ATGGCTATGCGGAGTCCTCCGTGGACGGGAGCGCCTGGCGCGCCTCTTCGCCCGCTCCTCCTCCGGGTAAGAAGCGACGGCGAGTGGGCGCCCGAGGCGAGAGGCAAGAGGAAGAGCAGGGGCCTCGGCACACACCCGCTCCCCACCCGCGTCCCGGCCACTCCCAGCGGCTTCCCCGTGTTGCTCCGGATCGTGGCCCCGAGACCCGTGAGCATGAAGCGGACCCACCCGGATTACAGCTCGTCCGACAGCGAGGAGCTCGACGAGCCCATCGAGGTGGAGAAGGAGAGCGCTGACGAGAATGG gaacttgagctcagCTCCCGGTTCGATGTCTCCGACCACCACTTCTCAGATCCTGGCTAGGAAAAGGCGCCGAGGA ATTATTGAGAAGCGGCGCAGGGATCGAATAAACAACAGCTTGTCTGAGCTGAGGAGGCTAGTGCCGAGTGCCTTTGAAAAGCAG GGGTCAGCTAAACTGGAGAAGGCTGAAATCTTGCAAATGACTGTGGATCATCTAAAAATGTTACACACAGCAGGCGGGAAAG GCTATTTTGATGCTCATGCTCTTGCTATGGACTACCGGAGTCTAGGTTTTCGAGAGTGCTTGGCTGAAGTAGCCCGCTATCTGAGCATAATTGAGGGCCTGGACACTGCTGATCCTCTCCGCGTCCGCCTTGTGTCTCACTTGAATAATTATGCCTCCCAGCGGGAAGCAGCAAGCAACACACACCCAGCGCTTGGACAGATCCCATGGGGCAGTGCCTTTGGACATCACCCCCACATCTCCCACTCGTTGCTCCTGCCTCAGAACGGGCATACGGCCACAAATGGATCTGCCTCTTCTCCAGAAGGCCACCACCCCACCAGAAGCTCTGCTCCACATGCTGAGTCGCCTTCGCTGAGAGCGCCCCCTAATGGCAGCATTGGGCCGGTGCTTCCCATGGTCACTTCTGCTACCAAACTCTCTCCTCCTTTGCTATCTTCCATGGCTTCTTTGtctgcatttcctttttctttcagctCCTTCCATCTCCTGTCTCCTAATGCTCTCAGTCCATCGACGTCAGTGCAGCCAGCCAGCCTTGGCAAACCCTACAGACCTTGGGGGACTGAGATTGGTGCCTTCTAG